The following proteins come from a genomic window of Leptospira dzoumogneensis:
- a CDS encoding transposase — translation MEIDLSKNSENSWTEILSLRLNVNKPAKYLTLVTEESRVEEGKKNTERNPKNLRKHLSSIRLYRKLQSGIDTDFYEKITKKFLDDFYPKKCINPACEERILDKEISTRPDIIRCSKCHRQQSRLSYTPLMGLKLPLYMFGVVFHESFLQFPKVLTATEISKRLGIEYKSALTLKRRFQLFCSDQLPKYKVLTYQALEEEYKGFKLDPNIETDVAPKMGLKPYVSADSCVLYSTSQRANKGRSRYRHGGLTSSIYMNKSLGGRQIGTLVHGICVQNGPAFFESVSDTKANTIGPLLVEQIPYSVPLFTDQGYPYLYNLYKNHRSVNHSSKSKESRSGFARNRFQKHNVHSQTIEGNFRLLKSSFSSYCYIKPEYSKLYLDEFSFIKTAKFFGLDCITERCFGSHFFWVRRSTGAGSATVVRIGQEKYPHRRSTKETKKWLFQAIKNRKYQELENEERLRRDKEQNKYVLNSAEAISRRRKTLAGEMKRFNDFWSDNQKSKHKRKRELKYENLSFKIWNSIQYYKETSGEHPSVQYIADRFKLDKRTLMIILRKWLKYGLIQKRKLFNKESHDRRVDFSIVQRSDSLPHLLYTQFPRIKNQLQKEVR, via the coding sequence TTGGAGATAGATCTATCTAAGAATTCCGAAAATTCTTGGACTGAGATCCTATCTCTTAGGTTGAATGTTAACAAACCTGCAAAATATTTAACTTTAGTAACTGAAGAGAGTAGGGTAGAAGAAGGTAAAAAGAATACAGAGCGCAATCCTAAGAATTTAAGAAAACATCTCTCCTCTATTAGACTGTATAGAAAGCTTCAATCAGGTATTGATACAGATTTCTATGAAAAAATTACCAAAAAGTTCTTAGATGATTTCTATCCAAAGAAATGTATTAATCCTGCTTGCGAAGAAAGAATCTTAGATAAAGAGATCTCTACTAGACCAGATATAATACGCTGTAGTAAATGCCACCGACAACAGTCTCGTCTTAGTTATACACCATTAATGGGATTAAAACTACCTCTCTATATGTTCGGAGTGGTATTCCATGAATCCTTTTTACAGTTTCCTAAAGTTCTTACAGCAACAGAGATTTCTAAAAGACTTGGAATAGAATACAAGAGTGCATTAACTCTAAAAAGAAGATTCCAGTTATTCTGTTCTGATCAATTACCAAAATATAAAGTTCTTACTTACCAAGCCTTGGAAGAAGAATATAAAGGATTTAAACTAGATCCTAATATAGAAACAGATGTAGCTCCTAAAATGGGCTTAAAACCCTATGTATCTGCTGATTCTTGTGTTTTATACAGTACTAGTCAAAGAGCCAATAAGGGAAGATCCCGATACAGACATGGTGGTCTTACTAGCTCTATATATATGAATAAGAGCCTTGGGGGGAGGCAAATAGGGACTTTGGTACATGGTATCTGTGTACAGAATGGTCCTGCTTTCTTTGAGAGTGTTTCTGATACTAAAGCTAATACAATAGGACCACTGTTAGTAGAACAAATTCCTTATAGCGTACCTCTTTTTACAGACCAAGGTTATCCCTACTTATATAATCTCTACAAGAACCATAGATCGGTAAACCATTCGAGTAAATCTAAAGAGTCTCGTTCTGGTTTTGCTAGAAATAGATTCCAAAAGCATAATGTACATTCTCAAACTATTGAAGGGAATTTTAGACTACTGAAATCATCATTTAGTAGTTACTGTTATATAAAACCAGAATATAGTAAGTTATATTTGGATGAGTTTAGTTTTATTAAGACTGCGAAGTTTTTTGGACTAGATTGTATAACTGAGAGGTGTTTCGGATCTCATTTTTTCTGGGTAAGACGATCTACCGGAGCGGGGTCTGCGACGGTGGTGAGGATTGGACAGGAAAAATATCCCCATAGAAGAAGCACCAAAGAGACTAAAAAATGGCTTTTCCAAGCTATCAAAAATAGGAAATACCAGGAGCTTGAAAATGAAGAAAGGTTAAGGAGGGATAAAGAACAAAACAAATATGTTCTTAACAGTGCTGAAGCTATAAGTCGAAGGAGAAAAACTTTAGCAGGTGAAATGAAGAGGTTTAATGATTTTTGGTCAGATAATCAAAAATCAAAGCACAAAAGAAAGAGAGAGCTAAAATATGAAAACCTCTCTTTCAAAATATGGAACTCAATTCAATATTATAAAGAAACTTCTGGAGAACACCCATCAGTTCAATACATCGCAGATAGATTTAAGCTAGATAAAAGAACTCTTATGATCATCTTAAGGAAATGGCTTAAGTATGGTCTAATTCAAAAGAGAAAGCTCTTTAATAAAGAATCACACGACAGAAGGGTAGATTTCTCTATAGTCCAGAGATCAGATTCTTTGCCACATCTTTTATATACTCAATTTCCACGAATAAAGAACCAACTTCAAAAGGAGGTTCGCTAA
- a CDS encoding Kelch repeat-containing protein yields MIRIGVYFIILSLLSACQNSVLSGIEDETSSKIEFASITKLGPNNVTILWKCSRLTKGYLLGPTGIFPSLTSAKTHIMEISGLSPQTNYEVFASCEKPNFSNGIPIRFRTWVSASPEKTQGIWIVGGIGSDGNPVSQIDLFDANTATWYPTITSVPTPRAFASIVSHKNLIYIIGGLEKSGSVYSTSLKVEAYDPYNDIWITKADLPQSSLGAIAGSIGDEIYVISGSGSATVTTSPTLNTVLKLYPDLGTTGQWLSYTSNSSILSRTDMSGCSIDGVIYYSGGRSVSNGSVQFGTDGFIPTANTVTGSSEPSINVARSGGAGVCVNPEPKDLYPSDNQWFSVIGGSIVTDTSEPISALTSSAKTDFHQPGSTSFSAGPDLPQSLYAPASQISYETRRIYVFGGANNLNTPLDTIYSIDSASPVSGSWNTLSSTMPIPRFGHQAIRIDR; encoded by the coding sequence ATGATAAGGATTGGAGTCTATTTTATAATTCTTTCATTATTATCCGCATGTCAAAATTCCGTTTTATCGGGTATTGAAGATGAAACATCTTCCAAGATTGAATTCGCTTCAATTACAAAGCTTGGACCTAATAATGTAACAATTCTATGGAAGTGTTCTAGGTTAACTAAAGGATATTTACTCGGACCTACAGGAATTTTTCCAAGCTTAACGTCTGCAAAGACCCATATAATGGAAATTTCAGGACTAAGTCCTCAAACCAATTATGAAGTTTTTGCATCTTGCGAAAAACCAAATTTTTCTAATGGCATTCCTATCCGATTTAGAACTTGGGTTTCAGCTTCTCCTGAAAAGACGCAAGGAATTTGGATAGTAGGAGGAATCGGTTCCGATGGCAATCCTGTTTCTCAAATAGATTTATTTGATGCAAATACAGCAACCTGGTATCCAACAATAACGAGTGTCCCGACCCCTAGAGCGTTCGCTTCTATAGTTTCTCACAAAAACCTAATATATATAATCGGTGGTTTAGAAAAATCGGGATCAGTATATTCAACTTCTTTAAAAGTAGAAGCCTATGATCCCTATAATGATATTTGGATCACTAAGGCAGATCTACCGCAAAGCTCTTTAGGGGCAATTGCCGGTTCTATAGGAGATGAAATTTACGTTATCTCGGGAAGCGGGTCGGCAACGGTGACAACGTCTCCAACTTTGAACACGGTTCTGAAACTTTATCCAGATTTGGGAACAACTGGACAATGGCTCTCTTATACTTCTAACTCTTCTATTTTATCAAGAACAGACATGTCCGGATGTAGTATTGACGGTGTGATCTATTATTCTGGCGGAAGATCTGTAAGTAATGGATCAGTCCAATTTGGAACCGATGGCTTTATTCCGACTGCGAATACAGTGACTGGAAGTAGTGAACCATCTATCAATGTTGCGAGGTCCGGTGGAGCGGGAGTTTGTGTAAATCCTGAGCCAAAAGATTTATATCCATCCGATAACCAATGGTTTAGTGTGATTGGTGGATCTATAGTGACAGATACTTCTGAGCCGATCTCTGCACTAACGTCGAGTGCAAAAACAGATTTTCATCAGCCAGGTTCGACATCATTTTCAGCGGGTCCAGATCTCCCCCAATCTCTTTATGCTCCTGCATCACAAATATCTTATGAAACAAGAAGGATATATGTCTTTGGTGGAGCGAATAACTTGAACACTCCATTAGATACTATTTATTCCATAGATTCTGCATCACCAGTAAGTGGATCGTGGAACACTCTCTCAAGCACAATGCCTATTCCTCGTTTCGGACACCAAGCAATACGGATAGATAGATGA
- a CDS encoding LA_3334 family protein gives MRIKLQTDARSTVTFNKLNITSACSAGVCVLLFLLSYVPVFAAEILLQNGSAFIVKEVSEKNGKVFTSWKSHSYSIPKEDILRIDPSKIGPENSYTYTIVTLSDGTEVRGILVERAHDTIVLKTDQGFVSLESSKILKIHPSDNFDLKPELSEVYLVSSSSNDWRLGLQLSGNASLGSWANLFPQTYGAGGFIEKSWGIKNSFAGFQSDYSYGNSSNGKLSIWSQTFYYGKSFGNSAPYILFGIGASSISWTSSDRSRGGVDPSVLLEFGWNWDKPGRYIFRLGPQVQCAIESDSNLCRVGVRFSWGLYL, from the coding sequence TTGAGAATTAAGCTCCAAACAGACGCTCGATCCACAGTTACATTCAATAAACTTAATATAACTAGTGCCTGTTCGGCAGGAGTTTGTGTTTTATTATTTCTTTTGTCTTATGTTCCTGTTTTTGCAGCGGAAATTCTCCTGCAAAATGGAAGTGCTTTTATAGTTAAAGAAGTTTCTGAGAAGAATGGGAAAGTTTTTACATCCTGGAAAAGTCATAGTTATAGTATTCCGAAAGAGGATATACTTAGAATTGATCCAAGTAAAATTGGTCCAGAAAATTCCTATACATATACAATTGTAACTCTATCGGATGGAACTGAAGTACGTGGTATTTTGGTCGAAAGAGCACATGATACTATTGTTTTAAAAACCGACCAAGGATTCGTTTCGTTAGAATCCTCTAAAATCCTTAAGATTCATCCTTCCGATAATTTTGATTTAAAGCCAGAATTGTCTGAAGTATATTTAGTCTCTTCATCTTCAAATGATTGGAGACTTGGACTTCAATTATCCGGAAATGCATCATTAGGGTCTTGGGCTAACCTGTTTCCACAAACATATGGAGCAGGTGGTTTTATTGAGAAATCTTGGGGCATTAAAAATTCTTTCGCTGGATTTCAATCGGATTACTCCTATGGAAACTCCAGTAACGGTAAACTTTCAATATGGAGTCAAACTTTCTACTATGGAAAGAGTTTCGGAAATTCAGCACCTTATATTCTATTTGGGATAGGAGCTAGCTCTATTTCTTGGACTTCATCAGATCGTAGTCGAGGTGGTGTTGATCCAAGTGTTCTTTTGGAATTTGGTTGGAATTGGGATAAGCCGGGACGATATATTTTCCGACTTGGTCCGCAAGTTCAGTGCGCTATTGAATCCGATTCAAATTTATGTAGGGTAGGAGTTCGTTTTTCCTGGGGACTCTATCTATGA
- a CDS encoding DUF1566 domain-containing protein, which yields MRARLLIFLVGFGMLCKPIEVHNPAIPFSDAWWETTFVRCILGELDVCLPGPAISGSLTAKFVSNNSGAVNSSDLTWRSDTAGPYDVRIDSSSCTSGTSLTTGTAVANSDNLASINASLLPFGTSYIRVCVTDPVEDLTGSGIFQIVRDDTYPTTSTNPAGGAYNSSKNVSIICSDIGGAGCDKISYVTDTSTPDIDGPTGTINVGTQYSTPINVAANSTTSFKYVARDKAGNVSLVDSADITVDTVTPTISATSPSNSATGVALSPGSISLNFAEPMDTSATMSMTTEIYNGTSWVTIPNSNSFFDWQDSQTLVITISWTYFPENSQIRWTIPSSSLKDLAGNGVSQQATFTTAAGATVTGGQVYSGPTAHGTYTGDITTTDTSTGLVWKTCWEGRTGPGCASGSTTNSTWANALDGCAYLNYIHGPGIGYADRENWRLPRAEELYSLVEGGADPFINTTAFPNPVSPATWTASRGITGSPADQYARTVVFMYGIVNQFDKSLGYAIHCVSD from the coding sequence ATGCGGGCTCGTCTTTTAATCTTTTTAGTTGGATTTGGAATGTTATGCAAACCAATCGAAGTGCATAACCCGGCCATCCCATTTTCGGATGCTTGGTGGGAAACTACCTTTGTACGCTGCATTTTGGGGGAATTAGATGTTTGTCTTCCCGGGCCTGCTATTAGCGGAAGCCTTACCGCAAAATTCGTAAGCAATAATTCCGGAGCAGTCAATTCTTCCGACCTTACTTGGAGATCGGATACTGCCGGACCTTATGATGTCCGAATAGATTCTAGTTCTTGCACAAGCGGCACAAGTTTAACTACCGGAACTGCAGTCGCAAACTCGGATAATTTAGCTTCGATCAATGCGAGCCTTCTTCCTTTTGGAACAAGTTATATTAGAGTTTGTGTTACGGATCCGGTCGAAGATCTTACTGGTTCCGGGATTTTCCAGATCGTTCGGGATGATACTTATCCCACTACGAGCACAAATCCTGCAGGCGGCGCATATAATTCTTCTAAAAATGTTTCCATTATTTGTTCGGATATTGGAGGAGCAGGTTGTGATAAGATCTCTTATGTTACGGACACTTCTACTCCGGATATTGATGGGCCAACAGGAACTATAAATGTAGGCACTCAATATTCTACTCCTATCAATGTTGCCGCGAATTCTACCACTTCCTTTAAGTATGTTGCAAGAGACAAGGCGGGGAATGTATCCTTAGTTGACAGCGCAGACATCACAGTGGATACAGTGACTCCTACGATTTCCGCTACAAGCCCAAGCAACAGCGCAACTGGAGTAGCACTTTCTCCAGGATCAATCAGTTTGAATTTTGCGGAACCGATGGACACATCCGCTACAATGTCCATGACTACAGAAATTTATAATGGAACTTCATGGGTAACGATCCCAAACAGCAATTCATTCTTCGATTGGCAGGATTCTCAAACTTTAGTCATTACGATCAGTTGGACCTATTTTCCGGAGAATTCCCAGATCCGTTGGACTATTCCTTCTAGTTCTTTAAAAGACTTAGCGGGAAACGGAGTCTCGCAACAAGCTACTTTCACTACTGCGGCAGGAGCCACAGTAACAGGAGGACAAGTCTACTCCGGCCCAACTGCACACGGAACCTATACCGGCGATATTACTACTACGGATACTTCTACAGGTTTAGTTTGGAAAACTTGTTGGGAAGGAAGAACGGGACCTGGCTGCGCTTCCGGTTCTACCACAAATTCTACTTGGGCAAACGCGTTAGACGGATGCGCCTACTTAAATTATATACATGGCCCTGGAATAGGATATGCGGACAGAGAAAACTGGAGACTTCCTAGAGCGGAAGAATTGTACTCCTTGGTAGAAGGAGGTGCGGATCCATTCATAAACACTACTGCGTTCCCGAATCCTGTATCTCCCGCAACTTGGACGGCGTCCAGAGGGATCACAGGGTCCCCAGCGGATCAATACGCGAGGACCGTAGTCTTTATGTATGGAATTGTAAACCAATTCGATAAGAGCCTAGGTTATGCGATTCACTGTGTAAGCGATTGA
- the gpmI gene encoding 2,3-bisphosphoglycerate-independent phosphoglycerate mutase — translation MQLKKKTPFSPKKVLFVILDGVGYTPKGPEFGNAIAGANLPFLNKLWKESPTILLKAHGTAVGMPSDEDMGNSEVGHNVLGCGRIFDQGAKLVNNSIDEGLLFEGKAWKEIVENTKTKNSTLHLIGLFSDGNVHAHIDHTRSLIEAAIREKVPRIRLHILLDGRDVPEKSALDYLIPFEEWLTSLRSKGADIKIASGGGRMTITMDRYEADWSMVERGWKIHVHGEGRTFPDAKTAIETFRKEDPAVIDQYLPSFVVEESGKPVGKILSGDSVVFTNFRGDRAIEISQAFTQKNFGPFDRGNFPEVCYAGMMQYDGDLQLPERFLVSPPAIDRTLGEYMAKSGINQYALSETQKYGHVTFFWNGNRSGKFDPKSEEYKEIPSDVIPFDQTPEMKARAITAELEKVLAEDHSDFYRINFPNGDMVGHTGNYQATVKAMEFLDECMARLAEACKKNNVILLVSADHGNADEMYQLDKKGNVEKDKEGKPVPKTSHTLNPVPFSVLDPENGIKLRTDLQSPGLANVAATILDIMGYETPEGYHPSLLAK, via the coding sequence AGCTTTGGAAAGAATCTCCCACGATACTTTTGAAAGCACATGGGACTGCAGTTGGTATGCCTTCCGATGAGGACATGGGAAACTCGGAAGTAGGTCATAATGTTTTGGGCTGCGGGCGCATTTTTGATCAAGGAGCTAAGTTAGTCAATAACTCTATCGACGAAGGGTTGTTATTCGAAGGAAAAGCTTGGAAAGAAATAGTAGAAAATACTAAAACCAAAAATTCCACACTTCATCTGATCGGTTTATTTTCCGACGGAAATGTTCATGCACATATAGATCACACAAGATCTTTGATAGAAGCAGCGATACGGGAGAAGGTCCCAAGGATCAGATTGCATATTCTTCTAGACGGAAGGGACGTGCCTGAAAAGTCCGCTTTGGATTATTTGATCCCATTCGAAGAATGGCTGACCTCGCTTAGATCTAAAGGTGCAGATATAAAGATCGCTTCCGGCGGAGGAAGAATGACGATCACAATGGACCGTTACGAAGCGGATTGGTCCATGGTGGAAAGAGGATGGAAAATCCATGTCCATGGAGAAGGTAGAACCTTCCCGGATGCAAAAACTGCAATCGAAACTTTTAGAAAGGAAGATCCTGCAGTAATCGATCAGTATCTTCCTAGTTTTGTAGTGGAAGAATCGGGAAAACCTGTTGGGAAAATCCTAAGCGGAGACTCGGTAGTATTCACGAATTTCAGAGGGGATAGAGCGATAGAGATCTCGCAAGCGTTCACTCAGAAAAATTTCGGACCATTCGATAGAGGAAATTTCCCGGAAGTATGTTACGCGGGAATGATGCAGTACGACGGGGATTTACAATTGCCTGAACGTTTTTTAGTGAGTCCACCCGCAATAGATCGCACCTTAGGCGAATATATGGCAAAGTCCGGGATCAACCAATACGCGTTATCCGAAACACAGAAATACGGACACGTAACCTTTTTTTGGAACGGAAATCGTTCCGGTAAATTCGATCCTAAAAGCGAAGAATATAAGGAAATTCCTTCCGACGTAATTCCATTCGATCAAACTCCCGAGATGAAAGCCAGAGCGATCACTGCGGAACTTGAAAAAGTTTTAGCCGAGGATCATTCCGACTTCTACAGGATCAATTTCCCGAACGGGGACATGGTAGGTCATACCGGAAATTATCAAGCCACAGTCAAGGCTATGGAGTTTCTGGATGAATGTATGGCTCGCCTTGCAGAAGCATGCAAAAAAAATAATGTGATTCTATTAGTGAGCGCAGACCACGGAAACGCGGACGAGATGTACCAACTAGACAAAAAAGGAAATGTCGAGAAGGACAAAGAAGGCAAACCTGTTCCTAAAACTTCTCATACCTTAAATCCGGTTCCTTTTAGCGTTTTGGACCCTGAAAACGGGATTAAATTAAGAACAGATCTACAAAGTCCCGGGCTTGCGAATGTTGCGGCTACTATCTTAGATATTATGGGATATGAGACCCCGGAAGGATATCATCCCAGCTTGTTAGCAAAGTAA